The Arachis ipaensis cultivar K30076 chromosome B10, Araip1.1, whole genome shotgun sequence DNA window TCCAttccaatccaatccaatccaattcGAGAGTAAAGCTTAGCTTGATGTATGTTGTTATGTATGTATTATGGCAGGGCTTGGGAGATGTTACTGGTTGTTCTAGTGGTTTACTCAGCCTGGATTTGTCCCTTTGAGTTCGCGTTTCTGACTTACAAGCAAGACACGCTATTCATCATAGATAACATAGTGAATGGCTTCTTCGCAGTTGACATCGTCCTCACATTCTTCGTGGCCTACTTAGACAGCCACTCATATCTTCTGGTTGATGATCCAAAGAAAATTGCAATCAGGTACATATCTACCTGGTTTGCCTTTGATGTATGCTCCACAGCACCATTCCAGCCAATCACCCTCCTCTTCACAAACCACAGCAGTGAGATTGGTTTCAAAGTCCTTAACATGCTTCGATTATGGAGGCTCAGACGAGTCAGCTCTCTTTTTGCCAGGTTCACCTCTCTAGTCTCTACCACACCAACTACTTCTACTTGCACCTCATACTTCCTTCCACCTCATTCTTTTTTGCTTTCAGACTCGAAAAGGACATTCGCTTCAACTACTTCTGGACAAGGTGCACAAAGCTTATTGCTGTAAGCCATTCATCCATCCTTCATCTCTACCTTCTTTCACTTCAACAAACTCAATTCATTTCACACTGTTTCAGGTAACATTGTTCGCAGTACATTGTGCCGGCTGCTTCAACTATCTGATTGCAGATAAGTACCCGGATTCAAAGAGAACCTGGATTGGCGCCACGTACCCGGATTTCAAAGAAGAAAGCCTCTGGGACAGATATGTGACTGCAATGTACTGGTCCATTGTCACTCTTACAACCACCGGCTATGGAGATTTGCATGCAGAGAACACCAGAGAGATGCTGTTTGATATCTTCTACATGCTCTTCAACTTGGGTTTAACATCATACATCATTGGAAACATGACCAACCTAGTTGTTCACTGGACCAGCCGCACCAGAAACTTCGTATGCTTCTCTTCTCcactaatcttcttcttcttcttttcattcaGTTCTAGTCAATCAATTCTGGTTTGAATGGCACAGAGAGATACAGTGAGAGCAGCCACTGAGTTCGCTTCCAGAAACCATCTTCCACCACGGATACAGGATCAGATGTTGTCACACATATGCTTGAAGTTCAAGACAGAAGCATTGAAGCAGCAAGAAACACTGAATGATCTGCCAAGGGCGATTCGTTCAAGCATTGCACACCATCTGTTCTTTCCAGTTGTGCAAAGGGTCTACCTCTTCAAAGGAGTCTCCCATGACTTCCTTTTCCAACTGGtaatatgataataataataataataataataataataatttcttcTTCAGCTTTGTCACACAACAGTAACAAACtccttaaataaataaataacaggtTTCAGAAATGGAAGCTGAGTATTTCCCACCCAGGGAAGATGTGGTACTGCAAACCGAATCATCTACAGACTTGTACGTTCTGGTTTCAGGGGCAGTGGTGAGTTACATAAAGAATCGATGAAGCTATGAGTGCACGCATGTCAGAGAATGCTTACTGAGGCTTTTCTATTGTTGCAGGATCTTGTTCAATACGTGGATGGCCAAGAACAAGTATGTCATGCTATTCAAACATTAGTGTTTCATTTGTTTCCCCCCAATCAAATTAGAACTGAACATGAATTGTTATCATTTCAGCTCTTTAGGAAAGTATTTGCAGTAGATACGTTTGGTGAGATTGGTGCATTATATCATGTACCTCAGCCTTTCACAGTTCGGaccacagagctttctcaaattCTAAGACTCAACAGAACATCACTCACCAATGTTTTGCATGCAAATCCCAGAGATGCACAGATCATAACGGATAACCTCTTCATGGTAATTACAATTCATTTATGGCATTTGGCATATCCCTCTCCCTGCTATTACAACGTTCAATCATTGCTTGACAGAGGTCAAAGGGGCATCAAGAGCCAGGCTTGGAATATCCGAGTGCGGATCCTAGATTGTTTCTTCAGAAACTGCTTCACGGAGGCAACAAAAGAGGCAGATTTTCCCGCACATGTACGGCTTCTGAGGCCAATTTGCAGGATGATCATCATTCAATCAGTGCTGAAGATGGCAAAAGAGAtgatcaagacatggttgaaATTCTGCTTGAGAGAGACGCAAATGCAAATACCCCAAAAGTTCCAGTGCAACAGCTCAAAAGCAAGAGCATCTCTGACCAAATAGTGACTTGTGAAAAAGAGATGAAATCTTCAGGAGAATATAGAATACAGGTTGTGGAGCCAGAAATACTTAACCTTGATAGGAATGACTCAACCATGAACAAAAGTAAAGATGCTTCTGGGTTCATGAAGA harbors:
- the LOC107622561 gene encoding potassium channel KAT3 gives rise to the protein MSLSCAKNFFQRFWMDEFQMPSFSHSSFLNNDLLPSLGARINQETRLRKYIVSPFDPRYRAWEMLLVVLVVYSAWICPFEFAFLTYKQDTLFIIDNIVNGFFAVDIVLTFFVAYLDSHSYLLVDDPKKIAIRYISTWFAFDVCSTAPFQPITLLFTNHSSEIGFKVLNMLRLWRLRRVSSLFARLEKDIRFNYFWTRCTKLIAVTLFAVHCAGCFNYLIADKYPDSKRTWIGATYPDFKEESLWDRYVTAMYWSIVTLTTTGYGDLHAENTREMLFDIFYMLFNLGLTSYIIGNMTNLVVHWTSRTRNFRDTVRAATEFASRNHLPPRIQDQMLSHICLKFKTEALKQQETLNDLPRAIRSSIAHHLFFPVVQRVYLFKGVSHDFLFQLVSEMEAEYFPPREDVVLQTESSTDLYVLVSGAVDLVQYVDGQEQLFRKVFAVDTFGEIGALYHVPQPFTVRTTELSQILRLNRTSLTNVLHANPRDAQIITDNLFMRSKGHQEPGLEYPSADPRLFLQKLLHGGNKRGRFSRTCTASEANLQDDHHSISAEDGKRDDQDMVEILLERDANANTPKVPVQQLKSKSISDQIVTCEKEMKSSGEYRIQVVEPEILNLDRNDSTMNKSKDASGFMKKRVTIHLLSGCKTNPQGQYGKLIILPESLEELLNIAGEKFGGLKPTKVINEKNAEIDDTNVIRDGDHLFFLCSDSENLTL